CGTCATCCTGATCCGCCTGATGCGCGGCCATTTCACGCCCAGCCATCATTTCGGCTTCGAAGGCGCGGCCTGGTACTGGCACTTCGTGGACGTGGTCTGGCTGGGCCTTTACCTGTTCGTCTACTGGTTCTGAAGCCCTGGGCCGGCGGCGCTCGAAGCCGCCGGCCGTCCAGCCGCGGGGAACCCGCGGCTTGCGCCCTTATCTAATCCCGGTGCTTTCGATCCAGCCGAAGTGGTGGGCGATCAGCACGAACAGGAACAGGGCGACCGATAACCCGATGCGCACCGTCAGGGCGTTGACCGTCCTGTTGGTGGTTCCTTTATCCCTCATCAGGTAAACCAGGGCCGAGCCCAGGCTGGCCAGAATGCCGACGAAGGCCAGGACAACTAGGACGCGCATGGCGGTCTCCGGGTGTAAACCAGAATTATTGCAGACATGGCTCGCGCGCATCGAACTTTGATCGCCCTGGTGCTGCTGGCCGTCATGGCGGTGTTGCTGGCGTCGCTGGGACGCTGGCAACTGCGCCGCGCCGACGAACGGCGCGCCATCCTCGCCGCCATCGAGACCGGCCGGCGCCAGCCGCCGCTGCTTCTGACGCCGGCGACATCCACCGACGATCTGCGGCCCTGGCGGCCGGTGTCGGCGCAGGGGCGCTGGCGGGGCGCCATGACGGTGCTGCTGGACAATCGCAACCAGGATGGGCGGCCCGGCTATTGGGTCGCCACGCCCCTGATGCTGGAAGAAGGCTCGAACACCGCGGTGCTGGTGCTGCGCGGATGGCTGCCGCGCGCGCTGCCGGGCCAGCCGGCGGCGGTTCCGCCGTCCCTGCCGGATGGCACGCGCACGATCAGTGGAGAGCTCGTGCAGCGGGTGCCGCGCCTGTTCGAGCTATGGAACCCGGGCGGCGCGCCCAGCGATGCCTTGCCAAGCACCTGGCCGGCCGCCACGATGCCCACGGTGCAGAACCTGGACCTGGACACCTATGCCAAGGCCACCGGCCTGAGCCTGCTGCCCACGGTGGTCGAGCAGCTCGCGCCCTCCGGCGATGGCCTGGTGCGCGTATGGCCGCAGCCGTCGGTGGACTTCAACCAGAACATCGGCTATGCCATGCAGTGGTTCGGCTTCGCGAGCATCGCCGGCATCGCCTTCTTGGTGGTGGCGGTCCGCGCCGCGCGATCGGCGCGCGCCATGCGCCGCGGCCGCGGCCCCTGAAGGCCGGGCGCGCGGCGCCCGCCGCCTGTCGGGCATCGCCCGTCGGTCTTCGCTCACCGCT
This genomic interval from Bordetella genomosp. 8 contains the following:
- a CDS encoding twin transmembrane helix small protein, whose protein sequence is MRVLVVLAFVGILASLGSALVYLMRDKGTTNRTVNALTVRIGLSVALFLFVLIAHHFGWIESTGIR
- a CDS encoding SURF1 family protein, coding for MARAHRTLIALVLLAVMAVLLASLGRWQLRRADERRAILAAIETGRRQPPLLLTPATSTDDLRPWRPVSAQGRWRGAMTVLLDNRNQDGRPGYWVATPLMLEEGSNTAVLVLRGWLPRALPGQPAAVPPSLPDGTRTISGELVQRVPRLFELWNPGGAPSDALPSTWPAATMPTVQNLDLDTYAKATGLSLLPTVVEQLAPSGDGLVRVWPQPSVDFNQNIGYAMQWFGFASIAGIAFLVVAVRAARSARAMRRGRGP